A stretch of the Lolium perenne isolate Kyuss_39 chromosome 3, Kyuss_2.0, whole genome shotgun sequence genome encodes the following:
- the LOC127340120 gene encoding WRKY DNA-binding transcription factor 70-like, whose amino-acid sequence MALGQEAAQQLWQELIGGYSLNARLLALLEHPLDILGHEAAKAMSQELSRVFMVSLFTLKPGDSIRVAGLRTMAPEATSIGLGSPAKDIRICSGEEIGPRRKSRGDVVTKKEITASPHKEGYRWRKYGQKNIRNRKFPRLYYSCRYSHERGCRAKKQVQRQDSSSDAHRPMFHVTFVNQHTCHQVRPSRSISDNATDSPTMNTTATRNGAHFDHAAAVHVGGNAQLENQIMTGTFARVIGGATSRPQPVEVSQLSDPASYVPPGLLEVSMSLEHRTTVAEMRGRGSPFPPVEAPTAPYSSSSLPHTTSRKTLICTGSIGALVPVEGRD is encoded by the exons ATGGCACTTGGGCAAGAGGCTGCACAACAGCTGTGGCAGGAGCTTATCGGCGGCTACAGTCTTAACGCCAGGCTCCTTGCATTGCTCGAGCACCCCTTGGATATCCTTGGCCACGAGGCAGCTAAGGCGATGAGCCAAGAGCTCTCTCGGGTGTTCATGGTGTCTCTGTTCACGCTCAAGCCTGGCGACAGTATTCGGGTGGCAGGACTGAGGACGATGGCGCCCGAGGCAACTAGTATCGGCCTGGGCAGTCCGGCGAAAGATATACGCATTTG TAGTGGAGAAGAGATTGGTCCCCGCAGAAAGAGTAGAGGAGATGTGGTTACAAAGAAGGAGATTACAGCATCGCCTCACAAGGAGGGTTACAGATGGAGAAAATACGGGCAAAAGAACATTCGGAACAGAAAATTTCCAAG GCTGTACTACAGCTGCAGATATAGCCACGAGCGCGGCTGCAGGGCGAAGAAGCAAGTGCAGCGGCAGGATAGCAGCAGCGACGCCCACCGTCCAATGTTTCACGTCACCTTCGTCAACCAGCACACGTGCCACCAAGTGCGTCCCAGCCGAAGCATCAGCGATAATGCTACTGATTCACCCACGATGAACACTACTGCGACAAGGAACGGCGCCCATTTTGATCATGCAGCTGCAGTCCACGTCGGCGGCAACGCTCAACTAGAAAACCAGATCATGACCGGCACTTTCGCCAGGGTCATCGGCGGAGCTACGTCCCGGCCGCAGCCTGTGGAGGTGAGCCAGCTGAGTGATCCGGCGTCGTATGTGCCGCCGGGCCTGCTGGAGGTGAGCATGAGCCTGGAGCACCGGACGACCGTGGCGGAGATGCGCGGCCGCGGCTCGCCATTTCCGCCCGTCGAGGCGCCTACAGCTCCATATTCGTCGTCGTCCTTGCCGcataccactagtagaaaaacgctcATCTGTACCGGTTCCATAggggcattagtaccggttgaAGGCCGTGattaa